A stretch of DNA from Caldivirga sp.:
AATATGGAAGTACGAAGCAACACACTGCTGCAAAGCAGTTATATTGGCTGGAGGTGTAAATTCTGGAGTTAGCCCTAAGTATGAGGCGAACTGAGGATACTCAGTCCATAATGAACCATTAGCAATTAATTGCGCCAATGGAGGAACATCAGGTGGCGGTGCCATTACTCCAAGATCCAAGTATTCTCTTGGTGTTCCAGCCCACACCATCCATTGGCCACCATTCTCATGAGCATCCATTATAGTGTAGAAAGCGGTAGCTGAATATTTACCTATACAATCTATTATCCAGTATGGATCAAAATATGCCTTAGCGTACGGTCCTCCATATGGACCATATACCATTGGCACTATCGGCACGTAATAGTAATACCATGCGAATAAAACCTTTGTTAATTCTTCATATAATTTACTTCCTGGTGTTGAAACATCATATGTGCTAAACCAGTTCGTTAGGTTAATGTACCCGAATGTTGAGTTTACGCAAGTTACAATAGTACCATTAAGGTAAGGTGGAGTACTATTATACATTGAAGGAACAGTAACTGTTACTGGTGAACATGACCAACCCACAACCTTACCATTAGAAATTACTGGCCAGGCGAAGGGCCAGGCCCTACTTAAATTAAATACCTCAGTAACCCAGAATTGACTGCTTAAGTATGTCCACGCTGTTAGGTAACTATGTGGAATGTATGCAGGACCCTGTACCATGCCACCTTCGAATTCCCCATGAGGATATATGGTACCAAACCATGTGCTTAAATCCATACTTAGCAACTTTGTTGGTATTCCAAATGCTGACCACTCTTCGGCAACAACCTGACCTTGGGTTACAAAACTAGTCCATGCACTTGGTGCCGTTATTGTCAAAGTTAACTGTGTACCATTGGGTAAATACCATTGACCATTCTTATACGTTAAACCAGCTGACTTAAGAAGCTCAGCGGCCTTAGTTAAGTTAAATTCACATGGTATATAGTATTTAGCTACTGATTTAGGAAATGTTGATATTATATTGGGTGTTACTGGTTCAGGATATGGTTTAGGTATGCTTGGTACCCATGCTAATGCCACTTGCGTAAAATTAATAGCATCGCATAATGCTTGCCTAACAGCAGGTATATTAAGTGGATAAACATATGGATTAAGGGTTATACCTTCATCTACAAACCCAGGATAGAAGTAAAGCCCAATTCCAGGCGTCTTATTTAGTACAAGCATTTGTTGCCATGAGAATCCAGTTCCGCCAAAGTATCCCCTGGCTTCCCCTGATTCTATCATGGCCATGCCAACAGATGATCCACCAGGAACAAATTTAACTGTCATTAAAGGATCGTAATAATTCCATGTTGCCCAAGGTAATACTTTAAGCCATGTGGCTAATAATGGTTTACCATCAAAGTATAAAGGTTCCAGCATATTATTAACAAAATTGGTGCCTACTGAAGTCATGACATATGGTCCTAGTCCCCAATATGGTGCAACAAATCTCGTTACATTATTTTGACCAAACAACATAGCCTGTGTTGTGTTCATGGTCTTCAAGGCTTCAACAGCCCATCTCCATACTGGATAAGGAGTTGGTACCCAACTTGTCATG
This window harbors:
- a CDS encoding ABC transporter substrate-binding protein, giving the protein MPKLNVSRILAVATIVVAVTILYASMMVHAQQKPQFIVPIWGSLMYVPGTPIWNVYAPGNQIWWTTSFPPLAYWSVFTYQPYPILAENWTVQVLPNGSGILTIYIRPGFYWFNGTVILAPFTAWDVYAYFYIGMKAFGWYVPDINQSLVDEDIKVLNNYTIQFLFQKWSPFIPYWVMTSWVPTPYPVWRWAVEALKTMNTTQAMLFGQNNVTRFVAPYWGLGPYVMTSVGTNFVNNMLEPLYFDGKPLLATWLKVLPWATWNYYDPLMTVKFVPGGSSVGMAMIESGEARGYFGGTGFSWQQMLVLNKTPGIGLYFYPGFVDEGITLNPYVYPLNIPAVRQALCDAINFTQVALAWVPSIPKPYPEPVTPNIISTFPKSVAKYYIPCEFNLTKAAELLKSAGLTYKNGQWYLPNGTQLTLTITAPSAWTSFVTQGQVVAEEWSAFGIPTKLLSMDLSTWFGTIYPHGEFEGGMVQGPAYIPHSYLTAWTYLSSQFWVTEVFNLSRAWPFAWPVISNGKVVGWSCSPVTVTVPSMYNSTPPYLNGTIVTCVNSTFGYINLTNWFSTYDVSTPGSKLYEELTKVLFAWYYYYVPIVPMVYGPYGGPYAKAYFDPYWIIDCIGKYSATAFYTIMDAHENGGQWMVWAGTPREYLDLGVMAPPPDVPPLAQLIANGSLWTEYPQFASYLGLTPEFTPPANITALQQCVASYFHI